The Tissierellales bacterium region TCGCAAGTTAAAGTCATCATTAGATCTTCTGACGGAAAAGGAACTTGATTTAGAGAGAAAAAATAAGGAATTAGAGGATGCGCTAATCAGACTTGAAAATACTCAAGCTCAATTAGTTGAAAATAAAAAAATACAGAGTTTAAATCATATGACAAGTAGTTTGTCTCACGAGATAAACACCCCACTTGGAATAATACTTACCAATTCTAGTTATATAAACGTAGAATCTGAAAAAGTTAATCAAAAATTGGAAGAAAAGACTATGACCAAGACTGCGATGGTGAATTATTTGAGAGATATGCTTCATATAGCAGAGGTGCAGAGAAAACAAGGTGACAAGATAAAGGGATTGGTAGAAGCACTTAAAGAACTTTCTAGCACTGGTGTGAATTTGCAAAAAGAAAATGTGAATATAGGGGAATGCATAGAGAGAAATGTTCAAATCTATGTATTGGAAAAGCAGAGAACTGATATAAAAGTACATTTAGAGTTAGAGGATGATATATGGCGAAAGACATATCCAACTATGCTTGGAAAGATAATAACTCACTTACTTCAAAATAGCTATACACATGCGAAAATAAAAGGACGAATTTTAAACATAACTATAAGAATGAAAAATGAAAATAATAAAATCATTTTGGACTATATGGATGATGGAATCGGGATTTCGAAAGAGAAAGCAAAACACAGTGTAGAGCCGTTTTTTAAGGGCAAAATGAGTGCTAGAGGAGCGGGTATAGGGCTGAGCTTGATTCACAATTTGATTCATGTATTGTTTGATGGGGAAATGAGTGTAGAGAGTGATTCAGGCAAAGGCTTTAGAGTTACTATGATAATTTGAAATTATAAAAGGAGCTTGCAATATAGCTCCTTTTTTGATGCCTTGATTAGAAGAGATATAGGTGGTATGATAGGTGATAATATGAAAAAAAGGGGGCATCTGAATGTATCTAAAACTGCTTATGTATTTAGGAATATTATGTCTAGGTATAATAATAGGTTATAAAGATTTATTGGGGAAAGCGCTTTACAAATATTTGGATATTGCTCAAACTATAGCTGTTTTGAGTTTGCTATTTGTAATGGGTCTTAGAATGGGACTCGATAGAGAAGTGATAGATTCTAT contains the following coding sequences:
- a CDS encoding lysine exporter LysO family protein, encoding MYLKLLMYLGILCLGIIIGYKDLLGKALYKYLDIAQTIAVLSLLFVMGLRMGLDREVIDSIAKIGFSAGIIAVFAVGFSMLFVYAGRKLFLESSKKKEAEGLYEKEVSGGEY